Proteins co-encoded in one Neodiprion lecontei isolate iyNeoLeco1 chromosome 3, iyNeoLeco1.1, whole genome shotgun sequence genomic window:
- the LOC107219643 gene encoding uncharacterized protein LOC107219643 translates to MLIPRAANLTGSLLFLASILSCSVNCQIEMTGLVENKTGANESRSRVFSPRMDYDEWTPLGRGDPLKNDPTFDYVPPVLDRVQYWLDSHTTEPSAKRDILVLGVTAKKTSPKIPEQFLKFVDGPKFNKSPDQQYKNEHILHRNDFTGSTGAEPPKIVRNTNFRNGMVDYRNHNRIQNVPASYYPSPFYNQKPKPYTMMLPPPVVPKPIDAAQPTFTPQKEKMVYADQNQQFSTQTEEGPIQDERLSYISSHMNSFSQPRPPPRPVQSSSKPPPKHQLSQVEGLNSVYTPPLQTTRQKFQSVTTPSVSFEKSNLVYHSTQTISGGWLANGGPSSEANQVTWQTPFNAQEQFDTGGDHQAASSSNHEVVIGQNANIIVDGENSENEEVVVGKKESQPQDNSIVQTPTPSGNVLHSSIFSTDDNDSGDIVVGQPSSADSDMQMHIVVANAGPVDAGFGDSKRKEPVSVIMPTNYVEKPNVTLSESNTEPTNVTHDDRRLNSLATQAEQNIQISKPLSPPNSITNPPAPIPQINHMNHHPSHMSQVNQMNPMSQMNPMNQMNQMMQMNQMNQMNQMNQMAHAHQVNQINQVPVRSVFPGPNTQPMIQLSQSSGHAMMPGHMGNGMRRPPGGVPSMPPQKMFNEHQHHHQIVQGMPHRSPSMYATPGPEVGMTGGMESESFRTKSPPDQQMNSMQSANGAAAPPQVPFLPTAASSVSQPETVTSSLDLVTDYIKNQSPLAHLLNNEMNRVTRTSTTAAPTTTVSSLTTDPIFSHYKQPAKPIRGPMYLIIQGHSKVKTYKPSVNRHGVPVEYNEIREASTERPSKLEQLINENTKSRIGDKSVQEKPGFVDEEKEKPRRKRVEEQDLISLVENNFSGFTLRPESHVEEHRRANSLTTIEINN, encoded by the coding sequence GCGCAAACGAGAGCCGCTCCCGGGTATTTTCTCCGCGGATGGACTACGACGAGTGGACTCCGCTGGGTCGGGGAGATCCTTTGAAGAACGACCCCACCTTCGACTACGTGCCCCCTGTCCTGGACCGGGTCCAGTACTGGCTGGACTCGCACACCACGGAACCCTCGGCAAAGAGGGACATCCTGGTCCTCGGTGTAACGGCGAAGAAGACGAGCCCCAAGATCCCGGAACAGTTCCTAAAGTTCGTCGACGGGCCGAAGTTCAACAAGAGCCCGGATCAGCAGTACAAGAACGAGCACATTCTACACCGCAACGATTTTACAGGAAGCACTGGGGCCGAGCCACCGAAGATAGTGCGGAATACGAACTTCAGAAACGGCATGGTTGACTACCGGAATCATAACCGGATCCAAAACGTTCCGGCCAGTTACTATCCCAGTCCGTTCTACAACCAGAAACCCAAACCCTACACCATGATGCTACCTCCACCGGTGGTTCCCAAGCCGATCGATGCCGCTCAGCCGACCTTCACACCGCAGAAGGAGAAGATGGTCTACGCCGATCAGAACCAGCAGTTCAGCACGCAAACGGAAGAAGGTCCGATTCAGGATGAACGGCTCAGCTACATCAGTTCCCATATGAACTCATTCTCACAGCCACGTCCTCCACCAAGGCCGGTGCAGTCTTCGTCCAAGCCTCCGCCGAAGCACCAGCTGTCGCAGGTCGAGGGGCTGAACAGCGTCTATACCCCGCCGCTACAGACGACCAGACAGAAGTTCCAGTCCGTAACGACGCCCTCGGTGTCGTTCGAGAAGTCGAATCTCGTCTACCATTCGACGCAGACGATATCCGGAGGGTGGCTGGCCAACGGTGGTCCATCTTCAGAGGCCAATCAGGTCACTTGGCAGACGCCGTTCAACGCTCAGGAGCAGTTCGACACGGGCGGTGATCACCAGGCGGCCAGCTCGTCGAACCATGAGGTGGTCATCGGTCAGAACGCGAACATTATCGTGGACGGTGAGAATTCTGAGAACGAGGAGGTGGTGGTAGGGAAGAAGGAGTCGCAGCCACAGGATAACTCGATTGTTCAAACTCCCACTCCATCCGGCAACGTTCTTCACTCGTCGATCTTTTCAACCGACGACAACGACTCCGGCGACATTGTGGTCGGCCAACCCTCGTCCGCTGACTCGGATATGCAGATGCACATCGTTGTCGCCAATGCCGGTCCTGTCGACGCTGGATTCGGGGATTCGAAGCGGAAGGAACCTGTCTCTGTTATCATGCCCACCAACTACGTCGAGAAACCGAACGTTACCCTTTCGGAATCTAACACTGAACCGACCAACGTCACTCACGACGATCGTCGACTCAACAGTCTCGCAACCCAGGCTGAGCAGAATATTCAAATCTCGAAACCGCTTTCCCCGCCAAATTCCATCACCAATCCACCCGCCCCCATTCCCCAAATAAACCACATGAACCACCATCCGTCCCACATGAGTCAGGTGAACCAGATGAACCCGATGAGTCAAATGAACCCGATGAACCAGATGAACCAGATGATGCAAATGAACCAAATGAACCAAATGAACCAAATGAACCAGATGGCTCACGCCCACCAGGTCAACCAGATCAACCAAGTTCCAGTTAGATCGGTATTTCCGGGGCCTAACACCCAGCCGATGATCCAACTGAGTCAAAGTTCAGGTCACGCGATGATGCCTGGACATATGGGAAACGGTATGAGGCGTCCTCCGGGAGGCGTGCCGTCGATGCCGCCTCAGAAGATGTTCAACGAGCATCAGCATCATCACCAGATCGTTCAGGGGATGCCGCACCGCAGTCCTTCGATGTATGCGACGCCTGGTCCAGAAGTTGGAATGACGGGAGGCATGGAGTCGGAATCGTTTCGGACGAAGAGTCCTCCTGACCAGCAGATGAACTCGATGCAGTCGGCGAACGGAGCGGCGGCTCCTCCTCAGGTTCCGTTCCTGCCGACGGCGGCATCTTCGGTTTCACAACCGGAAACGGTGACCTCGAGTCTCGATCTGGTCACGGATTACATAAAGAACCAGTCGCCGTTGGCCCACCTGCTGAACAACGAGATGAACCGGGTGACTCGCACCTCGACAACGGCGGCTCCGACGACCACTGTCTCAAGCCTCACGACCGATCCGATATTCTCGCACTACAAGCAGCCCGCCAAGCCGATCCGGGGCCCGATGTACCTCATCATCCAGGGACACTCGAAGGTCAAGACCTACAAGCCCTCGGTGAACAGGCACGGCGTGCCCGTCGAGTACAACGAGATCCGGGAGGCGAGCACCGAGCGACCGTCGAAGCTTGAACAGCTGATAAACGAGAACACGAAGAGTCGGATTGGGGATAAGAGCGTTCAGGAGAAGCCGGGCTTCGTCGatgaggaaaaggaaaagcCACGTCGGAAGAGAGTCGAGGAACAGGACCTGATCAGTCTCGTTGAGAACAACTTCAGCGGTTTCACCCTTCGGCCGGAATCCCACGTCGAGGAACACCGAAGGGCCAATTCACTCACGACTATAGAAATTAACAATTAG